The nucleotide sequence GGTCCTGGACGACGTCGACCCCGTCCACACCGAGTGCGCGGGGCTCGTCCAGAGGCTGCTGATGGCCGTGCCCGCACTCCGCGTCCTGGTGACCGCGCGCCGGGCCCTCGGGCTGGGTGACGAACGGGTCGTACGGCTGGCGCCCCTGGCGGTCGACTGCCCGGCGGGGGCGCCGGGGCCTTCTCCCGCCGTCGAGCTCTTCCTGTCCCGGGCGCGCGGCGGCCCGCCCCTCACGGATGACGACCTCCCCGACGTCACACGGGTGTGCCGACTCCTCGAAGGTGTGCCGCTCGCCATCGAACTGGCCGCGGGCCAGCTCGTCGAGGGAACGGTCTGTGAACTCGCGACCCGCCTGGAGACCGACCAGTGCTGGCTGACGGGCCCGGGGCCGCTGCTGCGGCGGCACCGGTCGTTGCGCGCGTCCCTCGGCGCGGTGCACGCGCTCTGCGACGAGACGGTACGGAGGGTGTGGCACCGGGCCGGGGTCTTCGCGGGCCCGTTCACCGAGGCGGCGGCGGTGCAGCTGTGCTCGGGCGACGGGATCGAGCCGCACCTGGTGCCTTCCTGCCTGGCCGTGCTGAGCGCGGCGGGCGTCCTCCAGGTGATCGGCGAACCGGGGGTGGTGCGCCCGCACCGCTACCGGATGACGCGGGCCGCCCGCGACTTCGGCGCCGAACGGCTCAGCAGGGCCGGCGAGTCGCAGGAGGTCCTGGTGCGGCACGCGATCCACTACCGGGGTGTCGCCGCCGTGGCCGAAACGCTGTGGAACATGGGGTTGCAGCACCAGGCGGCGCAGATCGTCCTGGACGAGCACGACGAGCTGATGGCCCTGGCGGGACGCCCCCAGGGCCGTACGGACGGCTCCGACGAGTCCGCGTACACGACGAACGCCCTGGAAGCGGTCCTCCACCTCTGGTTCTGGTGGGCGGCGCACGAGCGGGGCGCCGAGGGCAGCCGCCTGCTGCTCGGTCTGCTGCGGCACGTCAGGACCGACAGCCCGCTGGTGGCGCGCGGACGGTGGCTTGCCGCCTGGCTCATCACCGCGCAGGATCCCTGGACGGCGCAGCGGCTCCTCGACCTGGCCTGGCCGACCGCGGTCATGGCCGGGGACGACGCCCTCCTCGGCCGTATCGCCCACGTCCGGGGCACGCTGGCGTGGCAGAGGCGCGATCCGGAGGCGGCCACCCGGGCCTACCGTGCGGCCGCCGACACCATCCCGGAGGGGGCGGCCGGCGGACCACGAGCCGCCGTCAGCCTCGCGGCGCTGTCCGTCGTGCAGGCACAGTCCTCCCCCGAAGCGGCCGTGCGCACCGCCCACCGCGCGCTCGCCCGGCCGGACAACCACGACGACGCCTGGGCCGCCGCCCTCGCCCAGTACGCCCTCGCCCATGCCGACCACCGCGCAGGCCGCACCGGGCGGGCGCTGCGCCGCGTCCACCGCACCCTGGCCCGGCTCGACGCCGAGCCGGGGGCGGCCCCGCAGGCCCGCACCGCGCTGCTGCGCCTGCTCGACCACATCGGCCGGGCCTGCGGCACCTCACCCGAACCCGCGGGTGTGCGGCGGCCGTTCGTCCCGGTGCCGCGCGCCGGGGCACCGGCGCCGAGCACGGCACCGGAGGACAGCAGGCAGGGCTGAAGACACACCGGCACGTTCCCGGTCAGAGCGCCAGGGCCGGGGTCTGGGCGCGGCCCGGTCGGCGACGGCTACGGCTACGGCTACGGCTACGGCTACGGCTACGGCTACGGCCCGAGGGTGGCTGCCGTCAGGTGTCGGTCCTACGGTGGAGATAGCAGCGAATTCCTGGAGCGCGCCATGCTCGACATCGCGAGCGCCACAGGCGGGCCGACGGTGCCGGCCGTGGCTCGGGCGCCGGACGGCTGATGGCCGCCGGTCGCGCCGGACGGCGGTCCCCGTTCGAGCGGATACGAAGCGTGATCCGCCGGCTGCGCGCCGGGCACTGGTGGGGGCCGGTCAGCGGGCTGGAGTTGTGGCAGCGCTCGCTGGGGTTCGCCGCCCTCGGATTCCTCACCCTGGTACCGCTGCTGATCGTCGTGTCCGCGGCCGGAGCGGGCAGCGGCAAGGGCTTCGCGCAGTGGCTCGGCGACGGGCTCGGGGTCTCGGAGCCCGCCCGGGTGGAGATCGAGCGGTTGTTCGCGCTGCCGGGCCAGGTGCGGCGGGCCACCACCGCGTTCGGCCTCGCGCTGCTCGCCGTGTTCGGCCTCTCGTTCGGCACGGTGGTGCAGAGCGGCTACGAGAGGGTCTGGAACCTGCCCCCGGCCCGCTGGCGGGCCCGTTGGCGGCACGTGCTGTGGCTCGCCGTCCTCCTCGGGGTCCTGTACCTGTTCGCCGTCGCCGCCTTCTGGCGCCAGGGTCCGGGCGGGGGTGTCGTCACCACGCTGAGCGGCATCCTGTTCTTCTGGTGGTCGCAGCGGCTGCTGCTCGGGGGCCGGATCGGATGGCGCGCCCTGCTGCCCGGCGCGGTGGCCACCGTGATCGGGCTGATGGGGCTGCGGGTGTTCTCCCGGCTCGTGTTCTCGCCGCTGATCGCGTCGAGCGCCGTGACCTACGGGCCGTTCGGCGCGTTCCTGGTCATCCAGACGTGGCTGGTCGCGGTGGGCGTGGTCGTGTTCGGCGGCGCGCTGGTCGGCCGCCTCTTCGACGACGAGTTGCCCCGCGTGAGACATTCGCTGCATCGGCGCGAGCCGCCTCCGCCGGCTTAGAAGCGGTTCCGAGTGACGTACAACTCCGTTCAGAGATAGGTTCGTTGGCGAAGTCAGGCATGTCAGGCTCATGACATTCAGGGGCGCGGGAGCTTACCGTCGGATGGCCCCGGATTCCCCCCACGAATGAAGGAGCACCATGTCTCTCTCCTCATGGCTGAGGACGGCCACCGCCGGCGTCACGGTCGTCCTGGCCACGGCAACGGCCACCACGGCCACCGCCACCCCCGCACCGACGACGGAGCCGTCTGCGGTGCGCGCCGCGGCGGTCGTGACGCTTCGGTACGACGACAGCCGGGCGGCCGGCTGGGAGGCCGCCATCGCCGCCGGCGTGGCCTCGTGGAACGCCCACGTCGACAACGTCAGGCTGGTCGAGGCCGCGCCGGGCACCCGGGCGGAGATCGTGATCGTGGCGACCACCGGCTGGCCCCAGGCCACGCTCGGCCCCGTCCGACCCGGTCGGCAGGTCCGGGTCGAACTCGGCAGTCAGGCCGTGGCCCAGGGGTACGACAAGACCCGTATCGCCGCCCATGAGATCGGCCACAGCCTGGGCCTGCCCGACACCAAGCCCGGCCCGTGCTCACAGTTGATGTCGGGGTCGAGCGCCGGTACGGCGTGTGTGAACGCGGTCGCCGACGCGGCCGAGCAGGCCCGGGTCGAGGCCGCCTACGCCAACGGCGCCGCCGCCCGCTTCGTCACCGACGGCCGGACCCTCGTGGACGCGCCCTAACTCCGGGTCCGAAGGCCTCGGCCGAGGAGTCGAGGAGCGGGCCGTCCGATCGCGGTCCACGATCGGACGCCCCGTCCTCGTCCGGCGGGACGGCCGGCGACCCGCCGTTCGTCCGGGGCCGTGACCGGGCGGCGCTCATCGACGGATCCGGTAGAACTCACGTGTGGTCAGCGAGGTCGCGGCAGCGGTCCGTTGCGCCTTGGCCCCCTGGGGGTCGTTGGCCAGTGCGGCCAGGCGCCGCAGGCCGGCGGCGCGGTGGCCGTCCAGCATGGCCAGGGAACTCGCGGCGCGAACCCTGACGTCCGAGGGGACCGCGGGATCCGCGGCGAAGGACGCAAGGAGTCCGGCCGAGCGTTCGTCACCGCGCTCGGCCAGTCGGGAGGCCGCGGTGATCCGGTCCCACACGGGGGCGCCGCCGTCCCCGGCGATGCCGAGGAGCAGGGCGAACGCCTCCTCGCGGTGACCGTCGAGGTCGGCCAGCGCCGTCGCGGCGGTCGTGCGGTCGTACGCCTCCGTCGTCGTGTCGGCCGCGATGCCGCCGAGCAGGGGGGCCGCCTCGCCCTGGTGGGTGGTGGAGCGCGCCAGGAGCAGAAGCGCGCGCAGCCGGTTTCCCGGATGGACGGCACGGCCGGTCACGACGGGCCGGACCAGGTCCGCGGCCGCTTCCTCGTCCAGCTCGGCGAGTCTCTCGGCGGCCGTCAGGTGGGAGTCGCTGCCGGGCAGCGACTCCCGGGCCAGCTCGGTGAGCAGCCGGGCGGCACGATCCGCGTGGCCCGCCACGCCGGCCAGCGCCGCGGCGGCCCTCGCCCGGTCGTACGGCGGCGTGGCCGTGTCCCCCGCGAACGCGGTGAGCAGACCCACCCCGTCCTCGCGGTGGAGCCCGTCCATCTCGGCGAGGTGCCTGGCGGCGGTGACGGAGCCGTATTGGGCGAGGTCGAGCAGCAGCGCGGCGCCGGACTCGCGGTGCCCGTCGAGTTCCGTGAGCGAGTGGGCCGCCATGCAGCGGATATGGACCTCGGTCCCGGGGTCGGTGGCGCACTCGGTGAGCAGCCGCACCCCGAGGGAGCCGTGGTGGGTGAGCCGGGCCAGACCCGTCGCGGCGCCGAGCACGCTGTACGGATCCGGTGCCAGGTCCTCGATGAGCCGGAGGAGCAGCGTGGCCCCGGCCGCCTCGTGGCCTTCGAGGCCGGCCAGGATCTCGGCGGCCCACGTGCGGTGGTCCGCGTGGAGCGCGCGGTCTCCGGCGAGCCGGGCGAGCAGCTCCGCGCCGTCGTCGAGATGGCCCTCCAGCTCGGCGAGGTCCCAGGCGGCCTCCACCCGGTTGCGGTCGTCCGCGTCGGGGCTGGTCGCGAACGCGGTCAGCCACCGTGCCGCTTTCGGCCGCGGGAGGCTGCTGCCGAGCTGGAGTTGCGCCTTGAGCAGGTGGTACCCGGTGATCTCGGCGGATCCGAACAGGCCTTCCATGGCCCGTAGCGTGGCCGCGGCCAGCGGCTTCTCCGAGGCCAGCAGGGCGTCGAGGAGGAAGCCGAGGTAGGAGGGTTCGAGGCCGAGTGGATCCAGTGGCTCGACGCCGGACGTACGCCGGGCCGCCCGGCGCAGTCGGTCGCGCAGCCGCTGGGCGGGGAACAGCCGGTCGAAGAGCAGCATGCGGGCCTGCGGGTCGCGGGTGGCGTGACGGGCGGCGTGGTACTCCAGGAGCGTGCGGTGCAGGAACTCGACGTCGTCGCCCTGGCCCGCCAGAAGGCCGCAGAAACGCAGCAGCGAGGCCAGCAGTGCGTCCCACAGGGGTGGTTTGACCTTGTCGGGCCGTCGGGCGTGCGGGTGCGCGGAGAGGATCGCGGTGGCAGGAGCGCGGTTCCCGCCGATCCTCTCGTGGGCCAGGTGATCGATGAGGACCGGCAGGTGTTCCCGGGCGTTCTCGGCTGCCTTCTCGACGGTGCGGCGGTCCTCCGGGATCTGGTAGCGGTCGACCAGGGTGCGGATGGCACGGTCGTGCAGCTCGCCGACGCCCTTGTGGACGTTCTCCTCGTAGAGCAGTTCGACGAAGGACCGGAAGACTCCGGCCCGTCCGTCGGGCAGGGGACGATCGGTGTCGGCCTCGTACAGGTGGCACAGCATGGCGGTCATCAGGGGGATGCGGGCCAGGTCCTCCAGCCGGGTCCGGCGGACGCCGTGCAGGAACGCCCGGACGTGGCGGTCGGCGTCGGGCAGCGCGTGCAGCCGTTTGCGTACGTAGCTGCGGACGTCGTCGTCCGTGAAGGGCTCCAGCGTGTGGTGCCCGGTGGCGCGGGGCAGCCGGGCGAGTTCGCCGCCGGGCAGGGGGCGGGTCGCGACGAGGAACCGGTAGGGCGTGTCCGGGGTCCCGGCTTCGCGGGCGAGACGGTCGAGGAGGGCCAGCCGGGCCGTCCGGTCGGGCACCTCGTCGAGGCCGTCGACCATGACCAGCCACCGCGCGCCGGGACGCGGCGGGTGGCGGAAGAAGTCCTCGGTCAACGCCTCGCTCAGTCCGAACGGACCGTACTCCTCGGTCACCGCGTGGGCCAGGGCGGGCGCCAGCAGGGGCGCGCCGACCAGGTCACCGGCCCGGATCAGTACCGGGAAGGCGATCGTCGGAGCGTCCGCGTCGGGCTCCGGTGCCAGCAGGTGCCGGGAGGCGGACAGCAGGTGGTGCCGCAGGAGCGTCGACTTGCCCTGGCCCGGCCCGGCCAGCAGGACCCGGATGGGGTCGTCGCCGGTGAAGACGTGTTCGGCGGGGGTGGCGGTCCGCGCGCCCCGGGCCG is from Streptomyces venezuelae ATCC 10712 and encodes:
- a CDS encoding NACHT domain-containing protein gives rise to the protein MPRRATARGARTATPAEHVFTGDDPIRVLLAGPGQGKSTLLRHHLLSASRHLLAPEPDADAPTIAFPVLIRAGDLVGAPLLAPALAHAVTEEYGPFGLSEALTEDFFRHPPRPGARWLVMVDGLDEVPDRTARLALLDRLAREAGTPDTPYRFLVATRPLPGGELARLPRATGHHTLEPFTDDDVRSYVRKRLHALPDADRHVRAFLHGVRRTRLEDLARIPLMTAMLCHLYEADTDRPLPDGRAGVFRSFVELLYEENVHKGVGELHDRAIRTLVDRYQIPEDRRTVEKAAENAREHLPVLIDHLAHERIGGNRAPATAILSAHPHARRPDKVKPPLWDALLASLLRFCGLLAGQGDDVEFLHRTLLEYHAARHATRDPQARMLLFDRLFPAQRLRDRLRRAARRTSGVEPLDPLGLEPSYLGFLLDALLASEKPLAAATLRAMEGLFGSAEITGYHLLKAQLQLGSSLPRPKAARWLTAFATSPDADDRNRVEAAWDLAELEGHLDDGAELLARLAGDRALHADHRTWAAEILAGLEGHEAAGATLLLRLIEDLAPDPYSVLGAATGLARLTHHGSLGVRLLTECATDPGTEVHIRCMAAHSLTELDGHRESGAALLLDLAQYGSVTAARHLAEMDGLHREDGVGLLTAFAGDTATPPYDRARAAAALAGVAGHADRAARLLTELARESLPGSDSHLTAAERLAELDEEAAADLVRPVVTGRAVHPGNRLRALLLLARSTTHQGEAAPLLGGIAADTTTEAYDRTTAATALADLDGHREEAFALLLGIAGDGGAPVWDRITAASRLAERGDERSAGLLASFAADPAVPSDVRVRAASSLAMLDGHRAAGLRRLAALANDPQGAKAQRTAAATSLTTREFYRIRR
- a CDS encoding snapalysin family zinc-dependent metalloprotease, whose translation is MSLSSWLRTATAGVTVVLATATATTATATPAPTTEPSAVRAAAVVTLRYDDSRAAGWEAAIAAGVASWNAHVDNVRLVEAAPGTRAEIVIVATTGWPQATLGPVRPGRQVRVELGSQAVAQGYDKTRIAAHEIGHSLGLPDTKPGPCSQLMSGSSAGTACVNAVADAAEQARVEAAYANGAAARFVTDGRTLVDAP
- a CDS encoding YhjD/YihY/BrkB family envelope integrity protein: MAAGRAGRRSPFERIRSVIRRLRAGHWWGPVSGLELWQRSLGFAALGFLTLVPLLIVVSAAGAGSGKGFAQWLGDGLGVSEPARVEIERLFALPGQVRRATTAFGLALLAVFGLSFGTVVQSGYERVWNLPPARWRARWRHVLWLAVLLGVLYLFAVAAFWRQGPGGGVVTTLSGILFFWWSQRLLLGGRIGWRALLPGAVATVIGLMGLRVFSRLVFSPLIASSAVTYGPFGAFLVIQTWLVAVGVVVFGGALVGRLFDDELPRVRHSLHRREPPPPA
- a CDS encoding ATP-binding protein, which gives rise to MKYPNVWTPAGGCEGGPGSRSGRAGDLVGRAAEVADLRAALDGHRLVTVAGAAGVGKSRLAAAVAGPRAGGPWRAMVRVRWHDGVPVGPGALTARVVRALTAAAGDPPGPRNADATEAASAVSAGGLLLVLDDVDPVHTECAGLVQRLLMAVPALRVLVTARRALGLGDERVVRLAPLAVDCPAGAPGPSPAVELFLSRARGGPPLTDDDLPDVTRVCRLLEGVPLAIELAAGQLVEGTVCELATRLETDQCWLTGPGPLLRRHRSLRASLGAVHALCDETVRRVWHRAGVFAGPFTEAAAVQLCSGDGIEPHLVPSCLAVLSAAGVLQVIGEPGVVRPHRYRMTRAARDFGAERLSRAGESQEVLVRHAIHYRGVAAVAETLWNMGLQHQAAQIVLDEHDELMALAGRPQGRTDGSDESAYTTNALEAVLHLWFWWAAHERGAEGSRLLLGLLRHVRTDSPLVARGRWLAAWLITAQDPWTAQRLLDLAWPTAVMAGDDALLGRIAHVRGTLAWQRRDPEAATRAYRAAADTIPEGAAGGPRAAVSLAALSVVQAQSSPEAAVRTAHRALARPDNHDDAWAAALAQYALAHADHRAGRTGRALRRVHRTLARLDAEPGAAPQARTALLRLLDHIGRACGTSPEPAGVRRPFVPVPRAGAPAPSTAPEDSRQG